Genomic DNA from Candidatus Aminicenantes bacterium:
CGGACGGACCGCCCGCCGGGGCGAAGCCCATGAACCAAGGAGGTTTCGGATGGAAGCAGCAACGTATCAAGAGGTCCAGGGGCTCTCCCGGATGACCGTCGGAGAACTCCGGGACAAGTACCTCGAGGTCTTCGGAGAAGAGACCCGCTCCTACCATAAGGAGTTTCTGCGCAAGCGAAT
This window encodes:
- a CDS encoding DUF2924 domain-containing protein, producing MEAATYQEVQGLSRMTVGELRDKYLEVFGEETRSYHKEFLRKR